The following are from one region of the Polaribacter marinaquae genome:
- the radA gene encoding DNA repair protein RadA, with protein MAKTKTTFFCQNCGTQHAKWVGQCGACKEWNTIVEEVIQKEEKHVWKQSTTAKQTVNKPLKIADIVLNPEERVVTNNNELDTVLGGGLVKGSVTLLGGEPGIGKSTLLLQVALNISQKVLYVSGEESQSQIKMRAERLDVKNSNCLILTETSTQQIFKNIEETMPDVLVIDSIQTLHTNSIEASPGTISQIRETSAELIKFAKETATPVLLIGHINKEGNIAGPKILEHMVDVVLQFEGDRNHTYRILRSQKNRFGSTSELGIYEMLSNGLREISNPSEILISKKDADLSGTAIASTLEGIRPLMIEIQALVSTAVYGTPQRSTTGYNLKRLHMILAVLEKRAGFKLGAKDVFLNITGGINVDDPAIDLAVVAAILSSNQDIAINPNVCFAAEVGLAGEIRPVSKIDQRITEAEKLGYKTLVASKYNKISSKNHSIRLVLVGKIEEAFATLFA; from the coding sequence ATGGCTAAAACCAAAACAACTTTTTTCTGTCAAAACTGTGGCACACAACACGCAAAATGGGTTGGCCAATGTGGCGCTTGTAAAGAATGGAACACCATTGTAGAAGAAGTTATTCAAAAAGAAGAAAAACACGTTTGGAAACAATCTACAACTGCAAAACAAACAGTTAACAAACCTTTAAAAATTGCAGATATTGTTCTAAATCCAGAAGAAAGAGTAGTTACCAATAACAACGAGTTAGATACTGTTTTAGGTGGCGGATTGGTAAAAGGATCTGTAACACTTTTAGGCGGAGAACCTGGTATTGGTAAATCTACATTATTACTACAGGTTGCTTTAAATATTAGTCAAAAAGTATTGTATGTTTCTGGTGAAGAAAGTCAATCTCAAATAAAAATGAGAGCAGAAAGATTAGATGTAAAAAATTCTAATTGTCTAATTCTAACAGAAACAAGCACACAACAAATTTTTAAAAATATAGAAGAAACTATGCCAGATGTTTTGGTTATAGACTCTATACAAACATTGCATACAAACTCTATAGAAGCATCACCAGGTACAATTTCTCAAATAAGAGAAACCTCTGCAGAATTGATAAAGTTTGCAAAAGAAACCGCTACTCCTGTTCTATTAATTGGTCATATTAACAAAGAAGGAAACATTGCAGGACCAAAAATTTTAGAACACATGGTAGATGTTGTTTTACAATTTGAAGGAGACAGAAATCATACTTATAGAATATTAAGAAGTCAAAAAAATAGATTTGGTTCAACATCAGAACTAGGTATTTACGAAATGCTTTCTAACGGCTTAAGAGAAATCTCAAATCCGTCTGAAATTCTAATTTCAAAAAAAGATGCAGATTTAAGCGGAACCGCAATTGCATCAACCTTAGAAGGAATTAGACCGTTAATGATAGAAATTCAGGCTTTAGTTTCTACAGCAGTTTATGGAACTCCGCAAAGATCTACCACCGGTTATAATTTAAAAAGATTACACATGATTTTAGCTGTTTTAGAAAAAAGAGCAGGTTTTAAATTAGGTGCGAAAGATGTTTTTTTAAATATTACTGGCGGAATAAATGTAGATGATCCTGCAATAGATTTGGCTGTTGTAGCGGCAATTTTGTCGAGCAATCAAGATATAGCCATTAATCCAAATGTATGTTTTGCTGCAGAAGTTGGTTTGGCCGGAGAAATAAGACCGGTTTCTAAAATAGATCAAAGAATTACCGAAGCAGAAAAATTGGGTTATAAAACACTAGTTGCCTCTAAGTACAATAAAATTTCTTCTAAAAACCATTCTATAAGACTTGTTTTAGTTGGCAAAATAGAAGAGGCATTTGCTACTTTATTTGCTTAA
- a CDS encoding uroporphyrinogen-III synthase, with protein sequence MKVKTILVSQPAPKTETSPYFDLSDKQKVKIDFRSFIHVEGIPVKEVRNQKIDFKDFSAIILTSRNAVDYFFKIAEEMRFKVPDDMKYFCQSEAVAYYLQKYVVYRKRKIYVGNRTFPDLIKLIKKHKTENFLLPSSDKLKPLVPQELDKIGVKWKRLDLYRTVVSDLSDLENVFYDVLVFFSPSGIESLLQNFPDFKQNNTRIAAFGNSTVRAVTEAGFKCDIEAPSPETPSMTMALDKYIKSVNKK encoded by the coding sequence ATGAAAGTGAAAACGATATTAGTATCGCAACCTGCACCTAAGACAGAAACTTCCCCATATTTTGACTTGTCTGATAAACAAAAAGTAAAGATTGATTTTAGATCTTTTATTCATGTTGAAGGAATTCCTGTTAAAGAAGTTAGAAATCAAAAAATAGACTTTAAAGATTTTTCTGCAATAATTTTAACGAGTAGAAATGCCGTAGATTATTTCTTTAAAATTGCTGAAGAAATGCGTTTTAAAGTGCCAGATGATATGAAATATTTCTGTCAATCTGAAGCAGTTGCTTATTATTTACAAAAGTATGTAGTTTACAGAAAACGTAAAATTTATGTTGGTAACAGAACTTTTCCTGATTTGATTAAGTTAATTAAGAAACATAAAACGGAAAACTTTTTATTACCATCTTCTGATAAATTAAAGCCATTAGTGCCGCAAGAATTAGATAAAATTGGTGTAAAATGGAAACGTTTAGATTTATATAGAACAGTTGTAAGTGATTTATCTGATTTAGAGAATGTATTTTACGATGTTTTAGTGTTTTTTAGTCCTTCTGGTATAGAATCTTTATTACAAAATTTTCCAGATTTTAAACAAAACAACACAAGAATTGCAGCCTTTGGTAACTCTACAGTAAGAGCAGTAACAGAAGCTGGTTTTAAATGTGATATAGAAGCACCGTCTCCAGAAACACCTTCTATGACAATGGCTTTAGATAAATATATTAAAAGTGTTAACAAAAAGTAA
- a CDS encoding DUF4271 domain-containing protein, which translates to MQAVEKISENTSWIPIVLVFLFSLIAALKIIDSVKLRGYVFAMFNKGFVEDEAEEDTSIFSSFYSLIFLFFITVLSLALHFIVSKNHATIANNFGSFLKFFLIVLCYFSAKRVLENAIASLFLMKKHVRYYIVSKFSYQYSLSFILLIGYIVFQFSPLNPTNFIYFSLILYVFRFIFLVRNNKNLIFSELFYFILYICAFEIAPLLTLFKLML; encoded by the coding sequence GTGCAAGCAGTCGAAAAAATATCAGAAAATACAAGTTGGATTCCCATAGTTTTGGTGTTTCTATTTTCGTTGATAGCGGCATTAAAAATTATAGATTCTGTAAAGCTTAGAGGCTATGTGTTTGCAATGTTTAATAAAGGTTTTGTAGAGGACGAAGCCGAAGAAGACACTTCTATATTTAGTTCTTTTTACAGTCTTATTTTTCTTTTTTTTATTACAGTTTTATCTTTGGCTTTACATTTTATTGTCTCGAAAAATCACGCAACAATTGCAAACAATTTTGGTTCTTTTCTAAAGTTTTTCTTGATTGTTTTATGTTACTTTTCTGCTAAGAGAGTGCTAGAAAATGCCATTGCTAGTTTGTTTTTAATGAAAAAACATGTGCGTTATTACATAGTTTCAAAATTTAGTTACCAATATTCTTTAAGTTTTATACTATTAATTGGTTATATTGTATTTCAATTCAGCCCCTTAAATCCTACGAATTTTATATATTTCTCTTTAATCTTATATGTTTTTAGATTTATATTTCTTGTTAGAAATAACAAAAACCTGATTTTTAGCGAGTTGTTTTATTTTATTTTGTACATTTGCGCCTTCGAAATAGCACCGTTATTAACACTGTTTAAATTGATGCTTTAA
- a CDS encoding polyprenol monophosphomannose synthase: MSDCLVIIPTYNEKENIEAIIRAVFNQEKKFHVLVVDDNSPDGTSTIVTNLIKEFPNQLFIENRKGKNGLGTAYIHGFKWALAKKYDFIIEMDADFSHNPKDLVRLYNACFTNQGNVSVGSRYVNNQVNVVNWDMKRLLLSYFASKYVRFITRIPVFDTTAGFVCWQRKVLETINLDKIKFVGYAFQIEMKFKAWKHKFKIKEVSVIFTDRDLGASKMSGNIISEALFGVIKMRLKGLPK, encoded by the coding sequence ATGTCAGATTGTCTTGTTATCATACCAACTTACAACGAAAAAGAGAACATAGAAGCCATTATTAGAGCGGTATTTAATCAAGAAAAAAAGTTTCATGTTTTAGTTGTAGATGACAACTCTCCAGATGGTACTTCTACAATTGTAACAAATTTAATTAAAGAATTTCCTAATCAACTTTTTATAGAAAACAGAAAAGGTAAAAATGGTTTAGGTACAGCTTATATTCATGGTTTTAAATGGGCATTGGCTAAAAAGTATGATTTTATCATCGAAATGGATGCCGATTTTTCTCACAACCCAAAAGATTTAGTTCGTTTATACAATGCATGTTTTACCAACCAAGGTAATGTTTCTGTAGGTTCTAGGTATGTAAACAACCAGGTAAACGTAGTAAATTGGGATATGAAAAGGCTTCTACTTTCTTACTTTGCCTCTAAATACGTTCGTTTTATCACTAGAATTCCGGTTTTTGACACAACTGCAGGTTTTGTATGTTGGCAACGTAAAGTATTAGAAACTATAAATCTAGATAAAATTAAATTTGTTGGCTACGCCTTTCAAATAGAAATGAAATTTAAAGCATGGAAACACAAATTTAAGATTAAAGAAGTTTCTGTAATTTTTACTGATAGAGATTTAGGCGCTTCTAAAATGAGCGGAAACATAATTTCGGAAGCTCTTTTTGGTGTTATAAAAATGAGACTTAAAGGTTTACCAAAATAA
- a CDS encoding GNAT family N-acetyltransferase translates to MNQVSIRPANLNDLQILLEFEQGVIKAERPLDPFLAEGKLFYYNIPELISNEKTQLLVATINNIPVASGYVRLEKSKVYHKNSTHGYIGFIFVKEKYRGKKISSLILADLKKWAKENNTNELRLDVYTNNTAAIKAYERFGFTKSLVNMRTEI, encoded by the coding sequence ATGAATCAAGTTTCTATAAGGCCTGCAAATTTAAACGACTTACAAATCTTATTAGAATTTGAACAAGGCGTTATTAAAGCAGAAAGACCTTTAGATCCTTTTTTAGCAGAAGGTAAATTATTTTACTACAATATTCCAGAATTAATTTCTAATGAAAAGACACAATTATTGGTAGCTACAATAAATAATATTCCTGTAGCATCTGGTTATGTAAGATTAGAAAAATCAAAAGTATATCATAAAAATTCTACACATGGCTATATTGGTTTTATATTTGTGAAAGAAAAATATAGAGGTAAAAAAATAAGTAGCCTAATTTTGGCAGATTTAAAAAAATGGGCAAAAGAAAATAACACTAACGAATTAAGGTTAGATGTTTACACTAATAATACAGCAGCAATAAAAGCATACGAACGTTTTGGTTTTACCAAAAGTTTGGTTAATATGAGAACAGAAATTTAA